Within the Deltaproteobacteria bacterium genome, the region ATACACCCGCGAAAATGGGAACGCAAGAAAAATCGTCTCCGAATTTCCGCGGTAGAAATAATTCTAGAGATTGCGCCCGACGAGGACGCGAGGCGCTACAAGCGCAAGAAGCGCTGGCAGTAATTTCACCGCGACGCTGTGCAGCGGCAGATGGCGGGCGATGAATCCGTTGCTCCCGCGCCGTCGCCGGCCTTCGCGTACGCCGGACGAAATCCGCGCCAACCACGGATCGTCCCTGCGCGTCGAATCTTCGGTGCCGGAGATTCCCGGTTTGACCCGCGCGCGGGCCGTCCCTATGCTTCCGCCGGTCATCGGGCGAAATCTCGAGGAGCGACGCATGCGTTTGAGTCTGATCCTGATTGTGTTGGCGGCCGTCTTCGCGGTCGCGTGCGAAAAGCCGGAGACCGCCGCCGTGACGACGCCGGCCGCCGCGACCCCCGCGCCGCCGAAGTCCGCCGAACCGCCGAAGCCGCCCTACACGCTCGCCACCGACGAGGAGCGCGCGATCGACGAAGCCTCGAATCGCGCCGTGATGTACATCGAGTCCGAGGATTCGGTGCGTAAAATGCTTGCCGACCACGAGCTCGAACTGACGCGCTGCGACGCGGAGGTCGCGAAAAACAGCGACCAGTGCCTCGCGCGCACCGGCGCGTTCTACTGCATGCGGATCGGGGACGACTATCGGGGTCTCAAGGACGAACCGGCGGCGGTGCGTTTCTACATGGAGGCGCTGAAGCGCACGGTGGAGCTGAACGACCGATCCGAAAAGGAATACCGGGAGAACGTGAAGGCGGGACTCGCGGCGGCGAAATCCGACGCGGGGCGGGCGATGACCGAAAGCTACCACGCGGCGCGCTATCACTTTCAGTCGTACAAGGATTTCGCCGAGATGGCCCGCTATGAAAAGCGCCTGGTCGAAATCGCGATCGAGAACCAGCGCGACGAGATGGCGAAGGACAGTTGGTCGCGCATCGAAAACTCCGTGAAAACGGCCGCCACGCACCGCGCCGAATTCCTGAAACATGTCGCGGCGCTACGAGCGATCAAGGACAAGATTCCCGAGCAATACCGGCACTTCTACGACGAGATCATGAGTCTCGAAGGCAATCTGAAAATCGAGCGAATCTGACTCCCCGCCGTGCTTGCGACGCGCGGCACCCCGGTGTAAGACGGGCGCGCCCCGAGCGTCCCGACGACGCGGGCGTTATCTGGAAGCGGCGACCACCCCCATGGATCCCGAATCCCGCAAAATGATCCGCGACTCCGGGCGCTTCGGCGCCGTGGGCATCGAAATGGGCATTTCGGTCGCGATCGGGCTGTTCGCGGGGCGGTGGTTCGACCGGCGATTCGAAACGGACCCCTGGCTCACGATTCTCGGCGTGGTGTTCGGACTGGGCGCGGCGGGCATGGCGGGTTGGCGCGTGTACCGGGCGGCGAAGGCCGATATGGCGGCGGACGGAAACGGGCGGACATGATCGACAAAAACGCCGACACCCTGACGAACATCGAGCGCATCGCGTTCGTGCTCTGGATCGTCCTGACGGCCCTTTCCATCGCCTGGCGCGACGCGCGCGTGCTGGCCGGCGTGGCCGCGGGTGGGGCTTTCGCTTTGGGAAACTTTCGTATATTAAAGGGCGTCGTCGGACGCGTCTTCCGCGATCCCGAGAACCTCAAACCGGCGTATTTCGCGATCCTCGTGCCGAAATTCGTGATCCTCGCCGGGCTGCTGTGGGTCATCGTGACAAGCGGGTGGTTCAACCTCGCGGCCTTCGCGGTCGGGACGCTGAGCCTTCTCATTTCGGTGGTGGCGGTTCCGTTCCTGACCGGTGGGGATGCCGTCGCCGATTCCGCGAAAGACGCCGACGGTTCGAACGGTTCGGGGTTGGGGTCATGAAATTCGCAATGCGTATTGCCGCCTTGGCGCTGGTCGTGTGGGGAATGTCCGCGGGCGTCG harbors:
- a CDS encoding AtpZ/AtpI family protein; this translates as MDPESRKMIRDSGRFGAVGIEMGISVAIGLFAGRWFDRRFETDPWLTILGVVFGLGAAGMAGWRVYRAAKADMAADGNGRT